A genomic window from Silene latifolia isolate original U9 population chromosome Y, ASM4854445v1, whole genome shotgun sequence includes:
- the LOC141627979 gene encoding uncharacterized protein LOC141627979, translated as MRVTGKVRNQEVHVLIESGSTHNFVDEEVARRLGCRMSTTYPLEVSVANGEKILTTKACKGFKWQLHGVKFNVDVMVVPLGGCEMVLGVQWLASLGPVSWDFRELRMDFCFKGKKLNNSRILAEVLNKYSDVFEEPKTLPPHRAHDHNIHLKPGTSPINVRPYRYPVIQKDAIEQNTKEMLENGVVQHSQSPFSSLVVLVKKKDGSWRLCV; from the exons ATGAGGGTGACAGGGAAAGTGAGGAATCAGGAAGTTCATGTTCTAATTGAATCTGGTAGTACCCACAATTTTGTTGATGAAGAGGTGGCTAGGAGGCTGGGTTGCAGAATGTCTACCACTTACCCCTTAGAAGTTTCAGTAGCCAATGGGGAGAAGATTCTCACTACCAAGGCGTGTAAGGGTTTTAAGTGGCAGTTACATGGAGTTAAGTTTAATGTTGATGTTATGGTGGTACCCTTGGGTGGGTGTGAGATGGTGTTAGGAGTACAGTGGCTAGCTTCCCTAGGGCCAGTGAGTTGGGATTTCCGAGAGTTGAGGATGGATTTCTGTTTTAAAGGAAAGAAG TTGAACAATTCAAGAATATTAGCGGAAGTTTTGAATAAATACAGTGATGTGTTTGAGGAACCAAAAACCCTCCCACCCCATAGAGCTCATGACCACAATATTCATTTGAAACCTGGTACTTCTCCCATTAATGTAAGACCATACAGGTATCCTGTAATTCAGAAAGATGCAATAGAGCAAAATACTAAGGAAATGCTGGAGAATGGAGTAGTGCAGCACAGTCAGAGCCCTTTTTCTTCACTTGTGGTGTTggtaaagaagaaggatgggTCATGGAGATTATGTGTATAA